One Kitasatospora sp. NBC_01287 DNA window includes the following coding sequences:
- a CDS encoding Gfo/Idh/MocA family protein, protein MRIGLLGTGPWAQRVHAPALAAHPEAEFAGVWGRRPEAAGELAAAHGVPAFTEVDALLAAVDAVSIALPPDVQPALAVRAAEAGRHLLLDKPVATEVEQAAAVLAAAERNGVAGQVFFTLRFDEGQSRWVEEQAAVGSWFTGHAQWLASVFSSDDSPYAASPWRQRKGPLWDIGPHLLSVLLPVLGEIEQVTATAGARDTVYLVFRHAGGASSSAELSMTAPPKAAGLSIELRGEHGVTRAPGSTAGAGAAFHRAVDALLADVRGGLPGGLPGTGAGADGGASAGAGEGEGAGVSAARAGVAPCDLRFGLRVVRLLAAAEESLLTGRAVPVAAA, encoded by the coding sequence ATGCGAATCGGACTCCTGGGCACCGGCCCCTGGGCGCAGCGCGTCCACGCTCCGGCACTGGCGGCACACCCCGAGGCGGAGTTCGCCGGTGTCTGGGGCCGACGGCCCGAGGCCGCCGGTGAACTGGCCGCCGCGCACGGCGTGCCGGCCTTCACCGAGGTCGACGCGCTGCTCGCCGCCGTCGACGCCGTCTCGATCGCGCTGCCGCCGGACGTGCAGCCCGCACTCGCCGTCCGGGCCGCCGAGGCCGGCCGCCACCTGCTGCTGGACAAGCCGGTCGCGACGGAGGTCGAGCAGGCCGCCGCCGTGCTGGCGGCCGCCGAGCGCAACGGGGTGGCCGGTCAGGTCTTCTTCACCTTGCGCTTCGACGAGGGGCAGTCCCGCTGGGTCGAGGAGCAGGCGGCGGTCGGCTCCTGGTTCACCGGCCACGCCCAGTGGCTGGCCTCCGTCTTCAGCTCGGACGACAGCCCCTACGCCGCCTCGCCCTGGCGGCAGCGCAAGGGCCCGCTCTGGGACATCGGCCCCCACCTGCTCTCGGTCCTGCTGCCGGTGCTCGGTGAGATCGAGCAGGTGACGGCGACGGCCGGCGCGCGGGACACCGTGTACCTGGTCTTCCGGCACGCCGGGGGCGCCTCCAGCTCGGCCGAGCTGAGCATGACGGCTCCGCCGAAGGCGGCCGGGCTGAGCATCGAACTGCGCGGCGAGCACGGCGTGACCCGGGCCCCGGGCTCCACCGCCGGTGCGGGCGCCGCCTTCCACCGCGCGGTGGACGCGCTGCTGGCCGACGTCCGGGGCGGACTCCCGGGCGGGCTCCCGGGCACCGGTGCGGGTGCGGACGGCGGTGCGAGTGCGGGCGCGGGCGAAGGCGAAGGCGCGGGCGTGAGCGCCGCACGGGCGGGCGTCGCACCGTGCGACCTGCGGTTCGGGCTGCGGGTGGTGCGCCTGCTGGCGGCCGCCGAGGAGTCCCTGCTCACCGGGCGCGCCGTGCCGGTCGCCGCCGCTTAG